Proteins encoded in a region of the Pantoea agglomerans genome:
- a CDS encoding single-stranded DNA-binding protein, with amino-acid sequence MSSRGVNKVILVGNLGQDPEIRYLPNGGAVANISLATSESWRDKQTGENREVTEWHRVVLFGRLAEVAGEYLRKGSQVYIEGQLRTRKWQDQSGQDRYTIEVVVNVGGTLQMLGGRSQNSGQQQYSGGWGQSQQPPSQPDPAPQQKNSGNKGKGNRGSQRNNAAQPAPQQPAPQSQPAGDWDDDIPFLGHGYGIAKHAAASL; translated from the coding sequence ATGTCCTCACGCGGCGTTAACAAAGTTATTCTGGTCGGCAATCTTGGTCAGGATCCTGAAATTCGATATCTGCCTAACGGTGGTGCGGTCGCTAACATTTCACTGGCAACATCTGAATCCTGGCGTGATAAACAAACCGGTGAAAACCGGGAAGTTACCGAATGGCATCGTGTGGTGCTGTTTGGCAGGCTGGCAGAGGTCGCCGGCGAATACCTTCGCAAAGGCTCCCAGGTTTATATTGAGGGTCAACTGCGCACTCGAAAATGGCAGGATCAGAGTGGGCAGGACAGATACACCATAGAAGTGGTAGTGAACGTTGGCGGTACCCTGCAGATGTTAGGAGGCCGCTCACAAAACAGCGGTCAGCAGCAGTACAGTGGTGGCTGGGGTCAGTCTCAGCAGCCGCCGTCACAGCCTGATCCCGCTCCGCAGCAAAAAAACAGCGGAAATAAAGGGAAAGGAAATCGTGGTTCGCAGCGTAACAATGCCGCTCAGCCCGCTCCTCAGCAACCTGCACCGCAGTCGCAGCCTGCAGGAGACTGGGATGATGACATACCGTTCCTTGGACACGGTTATGGCATAGCGAAACATGCTGCAGCATCACTTTAA
- a CDS encoding DUF2275 domain-containing protein, protein MSLDTSLDKQNASAGISPLSGRFAAVKRRLPLIGLATLSVAALGLAVISLRAGVSVDQRLSHTEKQQNVIYTQALTKSDLEPLQKTIDAQSAAIKLQQARIEQMRRSLTAEADRGLPDAVSKLRQSVAQLTDSQTALQSRQAALEQSVTVLQQTPQKAQQATPEKKAEPEAKKPAPAKSHPAVTTVARKAPFVLTGVEKRGTTSFAAIAPLGFSSLSEIRLVGEGQTVSGWTLINTGYGQAQFRVNGRVTTLNVR, encoded by the coding sequence ATGAGCCTTGATACCTCACTTGATAAACAAAACGCCTCCGCTGGCATTTCGCCATTATCCGGTAGGTTTGCTGCAGTAAAACGTCGCCTCCCGTTAATTGGTCTTGCAACACTCTCAGTTGCAGCACTTGGTCTGGCGGTTATCTCGCTTCGCGCAGGCGTGTCGGTGGATCAGCGTCTCAGCCATACCGAGAAACAGCAGAATGTAATTTACACGCAGGCACTGACCAAGTCGGATCTTGAACCCCTACAGAAAACGATTGATGCACAAAGCGCCGCGATAAAGCTTCAGCAGGCCCGGATTGAGCAAATGCGAAGATCACTTACTGCAGAGGCTGACCGTGGCCTGCCTGACGCTGTGAGTAAGCTGCGCCAGTCGGTTGCGCAGCTTACTGATTCACAGACCGCACTACAGAGCCGTCAGGCTGCACTTGAACAATCCGTTACGGTACTGCAGCAGACACCTCAAAAAGCGCAACAGGCTACCCCGGAGAAAAAAGCAGAGCCCGAAGCAAAAAAGCCGGCACCCGCTAAGTCGCACCCTGCAGTAACAACCGTGGCCCGTAAAGCGCCGTTTGTACTGACCGGCGTTGAAAAGCGGGGAACGACATCGTTCGCGGCCATCGCGCCGCTGGGATTCAGTTCGCTTTCTGAAATCCGCCTGGTAGGTGAGGGGCAGACCGTCAGTGGCTGGACCCTGATTAATACCGGTTACGGGCAGGCTCAGTTTCGCGTTAACGGTCGTGTAACGACTCTTAACGTCCGCTAA
- a CDS encoding PFL_4669 family integrating conjugative element protein, which translates to MAEQMNTETAPLRSGGLTSTLTVELHSHYAIRLWEGRSRSDEKSSAEKRPKIIGMPEVISRAGYAGRDAAAGNPYGDELLVRLEEAIVQATATMESHIQTVEKIIAAVPPGIKMSDPASTDPLNLDVFSRSPLGYRCVWLLIHYDRLALKTFQAFHYGLISRSQRDQLLEKGSKAVRSVYGLIQNYRTMPVTYDDIRNKTERGLAAISRLGEPDPAIMSGKKRSSFSSLNAITSEED; encoded by the coding sequence ATGGCCGAACAGATGAATACCGAGACTGCACCGTTACGATCTGGCGGATTAACATCCACGTTAACAGTAGAACTTCACTCACATTACGCCATCAGGTTATGGGAAGGGCGTAGTCGTTCAGATGAGAAATCATCCGCAGAAAAACGTCCAAAAATCATTGGAATGCCGGAGGTCATTTCCCGGGCAGGTTATGCAGGGCGAGATGCAGCAGCTGGCAACCCTTATGGTGATGAGCTGCTGGTAAGGCTTGAAGAAGCTATTGTTCAGGCCACGGCAACGATGGAAAGCCATATCCAGACTGTAGAGAAGATTATTGCTGCAGTGCCGCCTGGCATCAAAATGTCTGATCCTGCCTCCACTGATCCGCTGAACCTTGACGTGTTCAGCCGCTCTCCGCTGGGCTACCGCTGTGTCTGGTTACTGATTCATTATGACCGGCTGGCGTTGAAAACATTTCAGGCATTTCACTACGGCCTGATTTCCCGCTCCCAGCGGGACCAGCTTCTGGAAAAGGGCAGTAAGGCAGTACGGAGCGTATATGGTCTGATACAGAACTACCGGACTATGCCGGTTACGTATGACGACATTCGTAATAAAACAGAGCGGGGGCTGGCTGCAATCAGCCGCCTTGGCGAACCCGATCCGGCCATCATGTCAGGTAAAAAACGTTCTTCATTCTCTTCACTTAACGCTATTACCTCTGAGGAAGATTAA
- a CDS encoding integrating conjugative element protein → MKLNKLILTAFIAFSPAALAELNVIADLGGVSTQPFFDAVNRQDTPPAPADPVRRGEAAMLPVYTPELSPGNVSPRALQLPGIGSLFIIGDDSYSRGWLQQNARQLAARNAAGLVVNIENMESLAELRKLAPGLQLAPSSGSELARRLQLAHYPVLITDTGLSQVVVQ, encoded by the coding sequence ATGAAGCTTAATAAACTCATCCTAACCGCATTCATTGCTTTTTCTCCCGCAGCCCTGGCTGAACTCAACGTTATCGCTGATTTAGGCGGCGTGAGCACGCAGCCGTTTTTTGATGCAGTAAACCGGCAGGATACGCCGCCAGCGCCCGCTGATCCTGTCAGGCGGGGTGAAGCTGCCATGCTTCCTGTTTATACGCCTGAACTGTCGCCCGGCAATGTCTCTCCCCGGGCGCTACAGCTGCCAGGGATCGGATCGCTCTTCATTATTGGTGATGATAGTTACTCCCGGGGTTGGCTGCAGCAAAACGCACGGCAGCTGGCCGCAAGAAACGCAGCAGGTCTGGTAGTAAACATTGAGAACATGGAGTCTCTGGCAGAGCTGCGCAAACTGGCGCCCGGTTTGCAGCTGGCACCCTCATCAGGCTCTGAGCTTGCGCGCCGCCTGCAGCTGGCTCACTACCCGGTGCTTATTACGGATACGGGCCTGTCTCAGGTGGTGGTGCAGTGA
- a CDS encoding STY4534 family ICE replication protein produces the protein MSAPNSSSANNNGKSKDYFNLTINGLGYLSNVRQVNAQTGTFISCVINALSGPSDSPSYVRFDVTVAGKEASSLINRCQKAVDEDKKVLIGFVLSNPSTDIFQLKNGEHAGESRVSLKARLIKVDWIKIGQDMVYKTERAEPQQAQNAASQQQSYAENSF, from the coding sequence ATGTCTGCACCTAACTCATCTTCTGCCAACAACAACGGCAAATCTAAAGACTACTTCAACCTGACCATCAACGGTCTGGGATATCTCAGTAACGTTCGCCAAGTTAATGCGCAGACCGGAACCTTTATCAGTTGCGTGATTAACGCATTGTCAGGTCCGAGTGACAGCCCTTCTTATGTGCGTTTCGATGTCACCGTTGCCGGCAAAGAAGCCAGCAGCCTCATTAACCGTTGTCAGAAAGCGGTGGATGAAGATAAGAAAGTGCTGATTGGCTTCGTTCTCAGCAACCCATCAACGGACATTTTTCAGTTGAAAAATGGTGAGCATGCCGGTGAAAGCCGCGTCAGTCTGAAAGCCCGCCTGATTAAGGTGGACTGGATCAAGATAGGTCAGGACATGGTCTACAAGACTGAACGCGCTGAACCGCAACAGGCACAGAATGCTGCTTCTCAGCAGCAATCCTACGCCGAGAATTCATTCTGA
- a CDS encoding STY4528 family pathogenicity island replication protein yields the protein MTLPDDSLIQQAVTKMINRLTARSAGEQNSFVRGGLLFTGNIQDAMPRRLLLDHRLSPLDKMGWIIIRLHALSNDGAVFPSYEELQLQLATPGKGRASKETVSRVLLMLRLTGWLSLCKRVRDEKGRIRGNIYAQHDEPLTFADAEMFDPHWLKTVAEACLSGNRTICTTARSIISEIRLDPAMSHHRSHLQLIESRLGSAQTPGEMASRSKCNPASNIPPGPASERSIKKPAINPCSDSEHSDDSGNSSRVRNPNSYVRSFTKNTDNTYVTRSVTLPDEFALLLKQEDRDMVNRQLQALSAEQSVLVLSNVARAQREGSLQNPLGWLLTVLKKARRGELYPSEGVRGSSEQAHFSSRPELRPFQPSKPQQRQSCSEERVREIIQNLRSHVGSRKK from the coding sequence ATGACATTACCCGATGACAGTCTGATCCAGCAGGCAGTCACAAAAATGATTAACCGTTTAACAGCCCGGTCAGCAGGAGAACAAAATAGCTTTGTTCGCGGCGGACTGTTATTTACTGGCAATATTCAGGATGCCATGCCTCGCCGGTTACTGCTCGACCATCGCCTTTCTCCACTGGATAAAATGGGCTGGATAATTATCCGGCTGCATGCTCTGAGTAACGATGGGGCGGTCTTCCCGTCTTATGAAGAATTGCAGTTACAGCTGGCTACGCCCGGGAAAGGGCGGGCATCAAAAGAAACAGTTAGCCGTGTACTGCTGATGTTGCGTCTGACAGGCTGGCTCAGCCTTTGTAAACGTGTCCGGGATGAGAAAGGGCGGATAAGGGGAAATATCTATGCACAGCACGATGAGCCCTTAACTTTTGCTGACGCTGAAATGTTTGATCCGCACTGGCTTAAAACTGTTGCTGAAGCCTGCCTTAGTGGTAATCGCACCATTTGCACTACTGCCCGATCTATCATCAGTGAAATCCGGCTCGATCCCGCAATGAGTCATCATCGCAGCCACCTTCAGCTGATTGAGAGCCGTCTTGGCTCAGCACAGACACCTGGAGAAATGGCCAGCCGGTCTAAATGTAATCCAGCTAGCAATATACCACCGGGTCCGGCATCCGAACGCAGCATAAAAAAGCCCGCTATTAATCCATGTTCGGATTCCGAACACAGTGATGATTCAGGGAATAGTAGCCGCGTTCGGAATCCGAACAGTTACGTACGTAGTTTTACTAAAAACACAGATAATACATACGTAACCCGTTCGGTCACCTTACCAGATGAATTTGCGCTTCTGCTCAAACAGGAAGACAGGGACATGGTGAACCGCCAGCTTCAGGCGCTGTCGGCAGAACAGTCTGTACTGGTGTTATCAAATGTTGCCCGTGCTCAGCGTGAGGGTAGTCTTCAGAATCCGCTTGGCTGGTTGCTTACCGTGCTAAAAAAAGCCCGTCGGGGCGAGTTATACCCTTCAGAAGGTGTACGCGGCTCCTCAGAGCAAGCTCACTTCAGTTCTCGTCCTGAATTACGCCCCTTTCAGCCTTCTAAACCTCAGCAACGTCAGTCATGCAGCGAAGAGCGGGTCAGAGAGATCATTCAGAACCTGCGTTCGCATGTAGGCTCCCGGAAGAAATAA
- a CDS encoding TIGR03759 family integrating conjugative element protein, with translation MKHKILNIALFMFCCSAQANIQVTDSTREAAGIQGQSMQDSSVQNLQQQAGQWGLNKDDYQRYQTLMNGPRGVQSPGLDPLSTLGIEARNQAERRKYAEKWVKEEFARTQKELDFQREVTAAWKRLYPETLAVNMGNAAGIAHDTGGRLALFVKSANCGQCDARLVAVLADNRPVDIYLVDSQGDDDKLRGWAKDHHIPFDRVRSRQITLNHDGGRWMRFGNGMMPVVLQQGENGWQLAAF, from the coding sequence ATGAAGCACAAAATACTTAATATTGCGTTATTCATGTTTTGCTGCTCTGCGCAGGCAAATATTCAGGTTACTGATTCAACGCGCGAAGCCGCCGGGATTCAGGGGCAGAGTATGCAGGACAGCAGCGTGCAGAATCTTCAGCAGCAGGCCGGGCAGTGGGGACTGAATAAGGATGATTACCAGCGCTATCAGACGCTGATGAACGGCCCGCGAGGTGTTCAGTCTCCAGGGCTGGATCCTCTCTCTACGCTGGGAATTGAGGCGAGGAACCAGGCTGAACGTCGTAAGTACGCTGAAAAATGGGTAAAGGAGGAATTTGCACGTACCCAGAAGGAGCTGGATTTCCAGCGCGAAGTCACCGCTGCCTGGAAACGCCTGTATCCCGAAACTCTTGCCGTCAATATGGGTAACGCGGCCGGCATTGCTCACGATACTGGCGGCCGGCTGGCGCTGTTTGTGAAGTCGGCTAATTGCGGCCAGTGTGATGCGCGCCTGGTTGCCGTACTGGCTGACAACCGGCCGGTTGATATCTATCTCGTAGATAGCCAGGGGGATGACGATAAGCTGCGCGGCTGGGCAAAGGATCATCATATTCCGTTTGATCGAGTACGTAGCCGCCAGATAACGCTGAATCACGACGGCGGTCGCTGGATGCGGTTCGGTAACGGCATGATGCCCGTTGTTTTGCAGCAGGGGGAAAACGGATGGCAGCTCGCCGCATTCTGA
- a CDS encoding lytic transglycosylase domain-containing protein — protein MAARRILTGAALLLLSLSTFAGNKQVVPDGYVRVAQAHNVPPESLYSVSLQESSRRLPQGERPWPWTLNVAGKGYRYKSRLEAWQALQVFMKTNSLKRIDVGIAQVNLGWNGQRFASTWDALDPYKNLNAAAAILRECWDRKPGSWLDAAGCYHHPAGGAPAARYRAFVKIKLAMLQSSPHLPAATAVEQTASVSMPDTDIVWINPRSQ, from the coding sequence ATGGCAGCTCGCCGCATTCTGACCGGAGCGGCATTATTGCTGCTTTCACTGTCTACGTTCGCCGGTAATAAACAGGTTGTTCCAGATGGTTATGTACGCGTAGCTCAGGCTCATAACGTGCCGCCAGAATCCCTTTATTCCGTCAGCCTGCAGGAGTCATCCCGCAGGCTACCACAGGGAGAGCGCCCGTGGCCGTGGACTCTCAACGTTGCAGGCAAAGGGTACCGTTATAAATCTCGCCTGGAAGCCTGGCAGGCGCTGCAGGTCTTTATGAAGACCAACTCCCTTAAGCGTATTGATGTGGGGATCGCTCAGGTTAACCTGGGCTGGAATGGTCAGCGCTTTGCTTCAACCTGGGATGCGCTGGATCCGTACAAGAATCTCAATGCCGCCGCCGCCATCCTGCGCGAATGCTGGGACAGAAAACCCGGCAGCTGGCTCGATGCTGCCGGCTGCTATCACCATCCTGCAGGCGGCGCACCCGCTGCCCGCTACCGCGCTTTCGTCAAAATCAAGCTGGCTATGCTCCAGTCATCGCCGCATCTGCCGGCGGCTACTGCAGTTGAGCAGACAGCATCCGTGTCAATGCCGGATACCGACATTGTCTGGATAAATCCCCGGAGTCAGTGA
- a CDS encoding STY4526/YPO1902 family pathogenicity island replication protein, with product MEHYFGLMSNDVAARRRIAGIKVRAGRGTVLSDEQSAELWEIWAANDSKTLRCETDEGLDLMLLAAEQMDISLTAIWNTILKWESENLTAATRRRA from the coding sequence ATGGAGCACTATTTTGGGTTAATGAGCAACGATGTCGCGGCTCGGCGCAGAATCGCGGGCATAAAAGTTCGTGCAGGCCGAGGGACCGTTCTCAGCGACGAACAGAGCGCCGAATTATGGGAGATCTGGGCTGCCAATGACAGTAAAACCCTGCGTTGCGAAACGGATGAAGGTCTGGATTTGATGTTGCTGGCCGCTGAGCAGATGGATATTTCATTGACCGCTATCTGGAATACCATCCTTAAGTGGGAGAGCGAAAATCTGACAGCTGCAACTCGGAGAAGAGCGTGA
- a CDS encoding PilL N-terminal domain-containing protein, giving the protein MKLNAVFVALPLALLAGCVQQPQKLQERAPSEPVPPVSVSRNIQTPADDVYARTPEVVRYDRYLLVSTDPQAVQRDPLSQIIDVRIPSSVQPTVADAMRYALKQSGYSLCQTGPANGVLYRQPLPAVQFQLGPIRLRTALQVLAGPAWELEVDDVQRVVCHSLRAGYQLPATQLPPRPTSSYTLAPAGAAQSIAPRPIQAQPVRGGWLTK; this is encoded by the coding sequence ATGAAACTCAATGCCGTATTTGTTGCTTTACCGCTTGCGCTTCTGGCGGGTTGCGTTCAGCAACCCCAGAAACTGCAGGAACGGGCGCCCTCCGAACCGGTTCCTCCGGTTAGCGTTTCCCGCAATATCCAGACGCCTGCTGATGATGTTTATGCGCGTACGCCTGAAGTGGTGCGTTACGACCGATATCTGCTGGTCAGCACAGATCCTCAGGCCGTGCAGCGTGACCCGCTCTCACAGATTATTGACGTCCGTATTCCTTCCTCTGTTCAGCCAACCGTTGCAGACGCCATGCGCTATGCCCTGAAACAGTCAGGCTACTCGCTGTGTCAGACCGGCCCAGCCAACGGCGTGCTGTATCGTCAGCCGCTGCCAGCCGTGCAGTTTCAGCTTGGTCCTATACGCCTGCGTACCGCTCTTCAGGTGCTGGCCGGTCCAGCATGGGAGCTGGAAGTTGACGACGTACAACGCGTTGTCTGCCACAGCCTGCGCGCTGGTTATCAGCTGCCAGCAACGCAGCTGCCGCCGCGCCCGACCAGTTCCTATACGCTTGCGCCCGCTGGTGCTGCTCAGTCGATCGCACCACGACCTATTCAGGCGCAGCCTGTTCGCGGAGGGTGGCTGACAAAATGA
- a CDS encoding restriction endonuclease yields MIAAPQIAALLIANPVIFVLLLALMIFLFWRFRRQTARERRHRQYRENAERVYVRLRQLGGDGQRMSYLRKINPYVFEELLLLAFERQGYRIQRNPSYSGDGGLDGKAHINGECWLIQAKRYSQAIVPAHVRDFDALLTRMGQRGLFIHTGRTGQKSRDVSRGTQQLEIISGQRLLNLLAGKQIEEFSR; encoded by the coding sequence GTGATAGCCGCTCCTCAGATAGCTGCATTGCTAATAGCAAATCCAGTCATTTTTGTCTTGCTACTGGCGCTGATGATTTTTCTGTTCTGGCGCTTTCGCCGGCAGACAGCCAGAGAGCGGCGCCATCGCCAATATCGTGAGAATGCAGAGCGAGTTTATGTACGCCTCAGACAGCTTGGAGGAGACGGTCAGCGCATGAGTTATCTGCGGAAAATAAATCCTTATGTGTTTGAAGAATTGCTGCTGTTGGCATTTGAGCGCCAGGGATACCGCATTCAGCGTAACCCTTCATATAGCGGTGACGGCGGGCTGGACGGAAAGGCGCACATCAATGGCGAATGCTGGCTTATCCAGGCCAAGCGTTACAGCCAGGCTATCGTGCCGGCGCATGTCAGAGATTTTGACGCACTGCTGACACGCATGGGCCAGCGCGGCCTGTTTATTCACACGGGACGGACAGGCCAGAAAAGCAGGGACGTCAGCAGGGGGACACAGCAGCTGGAGATCATCAGCGGACAAAGATTACTGAACCTGCTGGCAGGTAAACAAATAGAGGAGTTTTCCCGGTGA
- a CDS encoding DUF2442 domain-containing protein has translation MIISAKNVRFDHHTMWVELSDERIIGVPLSWFPRLRNASAEQLKNYELSPRGIHWDALDEDVSVDGLLQGRGDVTHPPHQVA, from the coding sequence ATGATTATTTCAGCTAAGAACGTTCGGTTCGATCATCACACTATGTGGGTCGAACTCTCAGACGAGCGAATAATCGGCGTACCGCTTTCGTGGTTTCCCCGCCTTCGCAACGCGTCTGCCGAACAGCTGAAAAACTATGAACTGTCTCCCCGTGGTATCCACTGGGACGCACTTGACGAAGATGTTTCTGTCGATGGCCTGTTGCAGGGACGAGGTGACGTAACGCACCCGCCCCATCAGGTCGCCTGA
- a CDS encoding DUF4160 domain-containing protein yields the protein MPVILRLNGFRFFFYSNEGNPREPAHIHVMKAGTEAKFWLEPVVKLARNDGFDSRTVKELMILIRQHQPMLLEAWNDYFS from the coding sequence ATGCCTGTCATACTACGGCTGAACGGTTTTCGGTTTTTTTTCTACTCCAACGAGGGCAATCCGCGCGAACCTGCTCACATTCATGTGATGAAGGCCGGTACAGAAGCGAAATTCTGGCTGGAACCGGTTGTAAAACTGGCGCGTAACGACGGATTTGACTCCAGGACGGTTAAAGAGCTGATGATTTTGATAAGGCAACACCAACCCATGCTTCTGGAGGCCTGGAATGATTATTTCAGCTAA
- a CDS encoding DNA topoisomerase III encodes MQLYLCEKPSQAKDIARVLGVSQRGQGCITGGDITVTWAIGHLLETATPETYGEQFGRPWRTDVLPIIPDRWQMTVKKDTVDQFNVIKKLLKQAREVVIATDADREGEVIARELMEFCNYTGAVRRLWLSALDEASIKKALNNMLSGDKTEKLYQAGVGRSRADWLIGMNLTRLYTLKASEAGVSEVFSVGRMQTPTLAIVVNRDLAIAGFVPKPWWQVRALLEKDGIRFEAEWVAAEQYCDEDKRCVNQQIAQAVQQLCQKAGTGSVISAEKKREKTPAPLCFDLGKLQEVCNLKWGFGANEVLSIAQSLYETYKATTYPRTDCGYLPLSMREEAKSVLQAIQQSDPGIASEIARLDTTFNSRIWNDKKITAHHAIIPTPQPFDIARLSEKELKVYSLIRLHYLAQFMPLQESDVTNATFNIGNQLFRTRGRVIVIPGWKELFGGQTEEVDEDSGESGAQLPVLEQGSVSQVSGAVVKDNMTKAPPHHTEGTLIAAMKNAASLVTDPQLKKVLRDNAGLGTEATRSGVLETLFKRHYLEKKGKFIHATQMARELIAALPDTLTSPGMTALWEQALDDIAQGKSGLSEFMQKQSHWTRHLIDKGKSTAFKVTVPIGPACPECGKPTRQRTGKNGKFWSCTQYPDCKGIVGESNRKTRRKAAGKTRKAGTVQKGAGSAPAVLNLQGGKG; translated from the coding sequence ATGCAGCTTTATCTGTGTGAAAAGCCATCCCAGGCGAAGGATATTGCCCGCGTGCTCGGCGTCAGCCAGCGCGGGCAGGGGTGCATAACCGGCGGTGATATTACGGTGACCTGGGCAATCGGGCACCTGCTGGAGACGGCTACCCCGGAAACGTATGGTGAGCAGTTTGGGCGCCCATGGCGAACCGATGTGCTGCCGATCATTCCCGACCGCTGGCAGATGACGGTTAAAAAAGACACAGTTGACCAGTTTAACGTGATTAAAAAGCTGCTGAAGCAAGCGCGTGAGGTGGTAATCGCTACCGATGCCGATCGTGAAGGTGAAGTAATCGCGCGGGAGCTGATGGAGTTCTGCAATTACACCGGTGCCGTTCGGCGCCTGTGGCTGTCTGCTCTGGACGAAGCCAGCATTAAGAAAGCTCTGAACAATATGCTGTCAGGTGATAAAACTGAAAAATTGTATCAGGCCGGCGTCGGGCGCTCCCGGGCAGACTGGCTGATTGGAATGAATCTGACGCGGCTTTATACCCTGAAGGCCAGTGAAGCAGGGGTGTCAGAGGTATTTTCCGTCGGACGGATGCAGACTCCTACGCTTGCAATAGTTGTTAATCGGGATCTGGCGATTGCCGGCTTCGTTCCTAAACCCTGGTGGCAGGTCAGGGCGCTGCTGGAAAAGGATGGCATTCGTTTTGAGGCAGAGTGGGTAGCCGCAGAGCAATACTGTGACGAAGATAAACGCTGTGTGAATCAGCAAATTGCTCAGGCTGTTCAGCAGCTTTGCCAGAAAGCTGGCACCGGCAGTGTAATCTCTGCTGAAAAGAAACGCGAAAAAACGCCGGCTCCGCTATGTTTCGACCTCGGCAAACTTCAGGAAGTCTGTAATCTGAAGTGGGGATTTGGTGCCAATGAGGTGTTGTCCATCGCGCAGTCACTGTATGAAACCTATAAAGCAACGACGTACCCACGTACTGACTGCGGTTATCTGCCACTTTCCATGCGTGAAGAAGCTAAAAGTGTGCTTCAGGCCATACAGCAATCAGATCCAGGTATAGCATCTGAGATTGCGCGACTTGATACCACGTTTAACTCCCGCATCTGGAATGATAAGAAAATCACTGCGCACCATGCCATTATCCCTACACCCCAGCCATTTGACATTGCACGACTGAGCGAAAAAGAGCTTAAGGTCTATTCGCTGATCCGGCTTCATTACCTGGCGCAGTTTATGCCGCTGCAGGAAAGCGACGTCACTAACGCTACGTTTAATATCGGTAACCAGCTTTTCCGCACGCGTGGCCGCGTCATAGTGATCCCTGGCTGGAAGGAGCTGTTTGGCGGTCAGACGGAAGAAGTTGATGAAGACAGCGGTGAATCTGGCGCGCAACTGCCTGTTCTTGAACAGGGAAGCGTCAGCCAGGTTTCCGGCGCCGTGGTCAAAGATAATATGACCAAAGCGCCGCCACACCATACTGAGGGCACGTTAATCGCCGCAATGAAAAACGCAGCCAGCCTGGTAACGGATCCTCAGCTGAAAAAAGTGCTGCGCGATAATGCGGGGCTGGGCACAGAAGCCACGCGAAGTGGCGTGCTGGAAACGCTGTTTAAACGACATTATCTGGAGAAAAAAGGAAAGTTTATTCATGCCACGCAGATGGCGCGCGAACTTATCGCAGCACTGCCTGACACGCTGACCAGTCCGGGCATGACCGCATTGTGGGAGCAAGCCCTGGACGATATCGCCCAGGGTAAAAGCGGACTCAGCGAATTTATGCAGAAACAAAGTCACTGGACCCGGCATCTTATTGATAAAGGGAAATCCACTGCCTTTAAGGTGACGGTGCCGATCGGACCAGCCTGCCCGGAATGCGGTAAACCCACGCGCCAGCGCACGGGAAAAAACGGGAAATTCTGGAGCTGCACGCAGTATCCGGATTGTAAAGGGATCGTTGGTGAGTCTAACCGGAAAACCCGGCGAAAAGCTGCGGGAAAGACCCGAAAAGCCGGCACGGTACAGAAGGGCGCGGGATCAGCTCCGGCAGTCCTGAATCTGCAGGGCGGTAAGGGTTGA